The proteins below come from a single Xyrauchen texanus isolate HMW12.3.18 chromosome 3, RBS_HiC_50CHRs, whole genome shotgun sequence genomic window:
- the dph7 gene encoding diphthine methyltransferase isoform X1 — MGWHSRTRTLQVFDTELSADTVEWCPIQQYCHVLACGTYQLQKSDDKTAEDSTAPSRIGRLYLFHYNSQQSISPPLTETQRIDTPAILDLKWCHIPISGRPLLGMATADGEIQLYKLTEAQQQGTCGLESELSTELGPDRLALSLDWSTGRGESTDVRVVSSDSTGSLTVLSLGETSLTTVCQWKAHEFEAWISAFSYWDTQVIYSGGDDCKLKGWDLRMGPSLPTITSKRHTMGVCSIHSSPHREHILATGSYDENVLIWDGRNMKQPLSETAVGGGVWRLKWHPSQEHLLLAACMHNDFHILHCQQAIDGQDAPCPVLASYILHNSLAYGADWSRVPLNNSTPHSPQQPHQTSFGLTESGGHLRIQYESPTASFDTSLEDDLGRYIPDHFASPEKCFVPEPLPSPAKDSQSLSCLLATCSFYDHMLHVWRWDWSPEEKPTEPESASSS; from the exons ATGGGGTGGCACTCTCGAACTCGAACCCTGCAAGTTTTTGACACCGAGTTAAGCGCGGATACCGTGGAGTGGTGCCCCATACAACAGTATTGTCATGTTCTGGCATGTGGAACTTACCAACTTCAAAAAAGCGATGATAAG ACAGCAGAAGACTCTACTGCCCCGAGCAGAATAGGCAGACTGTATCTGTTCCACTATAATTCGCAACAATCAATCAGTCCTCCACTCACTGAGACTCAACGAATAGACACTCCTGCTATACTCGATCTAAAGTG GTGTCACATACCGATATCAGGGCGTCCACTCTTGGGTATGGCCACTGCAGATGGAGAAATCCAGCTGTACAAACTTACTGAAGCTCAG CAGCAGGGCACCTGTGGATTGGAAAGTGAGTTGAGCACAGAGTTGGGTCCTGACAGGCTGGCATTGTCTTTAGACTGGTCTACAGGGAGAGGCGAGAG CACTGATGTGCGTGTGGTGTCCAGTGACTCGACTGGTTCTCTCACAGTTCTGTCTCTTGGGGAAACTAGTTTAACTACTGTGTGCCAGTGGAAAGCTCACGAATTCGAGGCCTGGATCTCAGCATTTAGTTACTGGGATACTCAGGTTATTTATTCAG GTGGTGATGATTGCAAACTAAAGGGCTGGGATTTAAGAATGGGTCCCTCTCTTCCTACCATCACCAGCAAGAG ACACACTATGGGAGTATGCAGCATACACAGTAGCCCCCACCGGGAGCACATTCTAGCCACTGGAAG TTATGATGAGAATGTATTGATCTGGGATGGAAGGAACATGAAGCAGCCCTTGAGTGAGACTGCAGTCGGTGGGGGCGTGTGGAGACTAAAGTGGCACCCCAGTCAAGAACATCTGCTGCTAGCAGCATGTATGCACAATGATTTCCATATTCTTCACTGCCAGCAAGCTATTG ATGGACAAGATGCACCATGCCCTGTCTTGGCCTCATATATTCTACACAACTCTTTGGCATATGGAGCAGACTGGTCCAGAGTCCCCCTCAACAACTCCACTCCCCACTCTCCTCAGCAGCCACATCAAACCAGCTTTGGGCTTACAGAGTCTGGAGGTCACCTCAGGATCCAGTACGAGTCCCCAACTGCTAGCTTTGACACCTCTCTGGAGGACGACTTGGGCCGGTACATTCCTGACCACTTTGCTTCACCAGAGAAATGTTTTGTTCCAGAACCCCTTCCCAGCCCTGCTAAAGACTCCCAGTCTCTGTCCTGCCTGCTGGCTACCTGCTCCTTTTATGACCACATGCtgcatgtgtggagatgggactGGAGCCCAGAGGAAAAACCGACAGAGCCAGAGTCTGCGTCCTCTTCTTGA
- the dph7 gene encoding diphthine methyltransferase isoform X2, which yields MGWHSRTRTLQVFDTELSADTVEWCPIQQYCHVLACGTYQLQKSDDKTAEDSTAPSRIGRLYLFHYNSQQSISPPLTETQRIDTPAILDLKWCHIPISGRPLLGMATADGEIQLYKLTEAQQGTCGLESELSTELGPDRLALSLDWSTGRGESTDVRVVSSDSTGSLTVLSLGETSLTTVCQWKAHEFEAWISAFSYWDTQVIYSGGDDCKLKGWDLRMGPSLPTITSKRHTMGVCSIHSSPHREHILATGSYDENVLIWDGRNMKQPLSETAVGGGVWRLKWHPSQEHLLLAACMHNDFHILHCQQAIDGQDAPCPVLASYILHNSLAYGADWSRVPLNNSTPHSPQQPHQTSFGLTESGGHLRIQYESPTASFDTSLEDDLGRYIPDHFASPEKCFVPEPLPSPAKDSQSLSCLLATCSFYDHMLHVWRWDWSPEEKPTEPESASSS from the exons ATGGGGTGGCACTCTCGAACTCGAACCCTGCAAGTTTTTGACACCGAGTTAAGCGCGGATACCGTGGAGTGGTGCCCCATACAACAGTATTGTCATGTTCTGGCATGTGGAACTTACCAACTTCAAAAAAGCGATGATAAG ACAGCAGAAGACTCTACTGCCCCGAGCAGAATAGGCAGACTGTATCTGTTCCACTATAATTCGCAACAATCAATCAGTCCTCCACTCACTGAGACTCAACGAATAGACACTCCTGCTATACTCGATCTAAAGTG GTGTCACATACCGATATCAGGGCGTCCACTCTTGGGTATGGCCACTGCAGATGGAGAAATCCAGCTGTACAAACTTACTGAAGCTCAG CAGGGCACCTGTGGATTGGAAAGTGAGTTGAGCACAGAGTTGGGTCCTGACAGGCTGGCATTGTCTTTAGACTGGTCTACAGGGAGAGGCGAGAG CACTGATGTGCGTGTGGTGTCCAGTGACTCGACTGGTTCTCTCACAGTTCTGTCTCTTGGGGAAACTAGTTTAACTACTGTGTGCCAGTGGAAAGCTCACGAATTCGAGGCCTGGATCTCAGCATTTAGTTACTGGGATACTCAGGTTATTTATTCAG GTGGTGATGATTGCAAACTAAAGGGCTGGGATTTAAGAATGGGTCCCTCTCTTCCTACCATCACCAGCAAGAG ACACACTATGGGAGTATGCAGCATACACAGTAGCCCCCACCGGGAGCACATTCTAGCCACTGGAAG TTATGATGAGAATGTATTGATCTGGGATGGAAGGAACATGAAGCAGCCCTTGAGTGAGACTGCAGTCGGTGGGGGCGTGTGGAGACTAAAGTGGCACCCCAGTCAAGAACATCTGCTGCTAGCAGCATGTATGCACAATGATTTCCATATTCTTCACTGCCAGCAAGCTATTG ATGGACAAGATGCACCATGCCCTGTCTTGGCCTCATATATTCTACACAACTCTTTGGCATATGGAGCAGACTGGTCCAGAGTCCCCCTCAACAACTCCACTCCCCACTCTCCTCAGCAGCCACATCAAACCAGCTTTGGGCTTACAGAGTCTGGAGGTCACCTCAGGATCCAGTACGAGTCCCCAACTGCTAGCTTTGACACCTCTCTGGAGGACGACTTGGGCCGGTACATTCCTGACCACTTTGCTTCACCAGAGAAATGTTTTGTTCCAGAACCCCTTCCCAGCCCTGCTAAAGACTCCCAGTCTCTGTCCTGCCTGCTGGCTACCTGCTCCTTTTATGACCACATGCtgcatgtgtggagatgggactGGAGCCCAGAGGAAAAACCGACAGAGCCAGAGTCTGCGTCCTCTTCTTGA
- the mrpl41 gene encoding LOW QUALITY PROTEIN: 39S ribosomal protein L41, mitochondrial (The sequence of the model RefSeq protein was modified relative to this genomic sequence to represent the inferred CDS: inserted 2 bases in 1 codon) produces the protein MGVLSALTRGLVRGADRMAEFRSKRGPRTFYKSRGARPTGVLTSSRKFIPVQTMIPEFVAPNLEGFNLKPYVSYKTPEGTGQPMTPEELFTQVVAPQIEKDTEEGVFNKDNLEKYRLEXKGKLFKLHPKNFVR, from the exons ATGGGGGTGCTGTCAGCACTGACGCGGGGGCTCGTGAGAGGAGCTGACAGAATGGCAGAGTTCAGGAGTAAGCGTGGCCCTAGGACATTCTACAAGAGCAGAGGAGCCAGACCCACCGGAGTGCTTACCTCCAGCAGAAAATTCATACCTGTACAGACCATGATACCAGAGTTTGTGGCGCCTAATTTGGAAGGATTTAACCTGAAACCCTATGTATCATACAAGACCCCAGAAGGAACAGGGCAGCCCATGACTCCAGAGGAGCTCTTCACTCAGGTGGTGGCTCCACAGATTGAGAAAGACACTGAGGAGGGTGTTTTCAACAAGGACAATCTTGAAAAATACAGGTTAGA AAAGGGAAAGTTGTTCAAGTTGCACCCCAAGAACTTTGTTCGTTAA